GCCATGCCGCAGCTCACAGTTTTTATCCCGGCAAAAACCTGGGCGCCTTTGGCGACGGCGGCGCGGTGACCACCAACGACCCCGAGCTCGCGCGCAAGGTGCGCATGTTGCGCAATTATGGTTCAGAGAAAAAGTATCATCATGAGTACCCCGGCTTTAACTCGCGCCTCGACGAACTCCAGGCAGCCTTCCTCCGCGTGAAATTGAAAAAACTCGACGAATGGAACCAGCGCCGTCACCGTCTCGCGCGCCTGTACCTTCAGCGTTTAAGTACCTTGGCGGAAGTGGTGCTTCCCCATGTCCCGGAAGGCTCGCAAACCACCTGGCATCTCTTTGTAATCCGGCATCCGCTCCGCGACGCCTTGCAACAACACCTGGCCGCCGCCGGCGTCGGCACGCTCATTCATTACCCCATCCCGCCGCATCTAAGCGGGGCCTATGCCGGCCACGGTTGGAAACGCGGCGACTTTCCCATCGCCGAACAATTGGCCGAAACCGTCCTCAGCCTGCCCATGGGCCCGCACCTCACCGACGCCCAAGTCGAATACGTGGCCGATGCCATAGTACAGTTTTCCCAATCCCATCGCGCAACCCTGATGCGTGAAGCCTCAACATTCCGCCCTTGAGCGCCACCACAGCCAAAC
This genomic window from Verrucomicrobiia bacterium contains:
- a CDS encoding DegT/DnrJ/EryC1/StrS family aminotransferase, which produces PRTRAILPVHLYGLPADMAPILEIAQQHRLLVLEDNAQAFGALYHGRRTGSLGHAAAHSFYPGKNLGAFGDGGAVTTNDPELARKVRMLRNYGSEKKYHHEYPGFNSRLDELQAAFLRVKLKKLDEWNQRRHRLARLYLQRLSTLAEVVLPHVPEGSQTTWHLFVIRHPLRDALQQHLAAAGVGTLIHYPIPPHLSGAYAGHGWKRGDFPIAEQLAETVLSLPMGPHLTDAQVEYVADAIVQFSQSHRATLMREASTFRP